From the Paludibacterium paludis genome, one window contains:
- a CDS encoding methyl-accepting chemotaxis protein codes for MRNNQPVTDRELFLKPKRPIVTKTDLKGQITYVNRAFVEISGFTEQELIGQSHNIVRHPDMPCEAFDDLWQTIRAGRPWRGLVKNRSKQGDFYWVEAYVTPLKENGRIVGYMSVRNAPSPEDKAAAEKLYAAVRNKTAVFPKTRKPNAPSLVRLLAIGLVPPLLALAAQFVVPDANGVHESLNIGVLAWLCVCAVLLHRSIVKPLQVTRLGLEKLAEANFSEPFTPSGRRELQALQASLEAMRINMRALFSDVVAGASTVEGAAACVHEQAEALQHREEQALDSGARVAAALEELSVSVNEVSNSTHSGADHALRAARLAEQGERDITRTVDATKKAVKEFEETKVSIDLLSKCFVDIVSITSVIRDIADQTNLLALNAAIEAARAGEQGRGFAVVADEVRKLAERTTRNTGEIEGSVSVLKEQIGRVSASMDGAIREVQFIEGSVHTVSESLALIRTASHEVSQASNSVDSMLRQQSSSSTEVAQNMEALTGFTEQNTVSLGEINRLVNQLHTTSHDLESLVSRFERYL; via the coding sequence ATGCGCAATAATCAGCCTGTCACAGATCGCGAACTTTTTCTTAAGCCCAAGCGACCGATTGTCACGAAAACGGATCTGAAAGGGCAGATTACCTATGTCAATCGGGCTTTTGTCGAGATCAGCGGATTTACCGAACAAGAGCTGATCGGGCAGTCTCACAATATCGTGCGTCATCCAGATATGCCCTGCGAGGCATTTGACGATTTGTGGCAAACAATCCGCGCCGGGCGCCCGTGGCGGGGACTGGTCAAGAACCGCAGCAAACAGGGGGATTTTTACTGGGTCGAAGCGTATGTCACACCCTTGAAGGAAAATGGACGCATTGTCGGATACATGTCTGTCCGGAATGCGCCTTCCCCTGAGGACAAGGCCGCCGCTGAAAAGCTTTATGCCGCGGTCCGCAATAAAACGGCGGTTTTCCCGAAAACCCGAAAACCGAATGCCCCGTCTCTGGTTCGGCTGCTCGCCATCGGCCTTGTTCCGCCTTTGCTGGCGCTGGCTGCCCAGTTCGTTGTTCCCGATGCCAACGGGGTCCACGAGAGCCTCAATATCGGTGTGCTTGCCTGGCTCTGTGTTTGCGCGGTGCTGCTGCACCGGAGCATCGTCAAACCGCTGCAGGTCACTCGGCTGGGCCTCGAAAAACTGGCCGAAGCGAACTTCAGCGAACCATTCACTCCGAGCGGCCGCCGGGAATTGCAGGCGCTGCAGGCATCGCTTGAAGCGATGCGGATCAATATGCGCGCTTTGTTTTCCGATGTGGTGGCCGGCGCGTCGACAGTGGAAGGCGCGGCGGCTTGCGTGCACGAGCAGGCCGAGGCCTTGCAGCACAGGGAAGAACAGGCGCTGGACAGCGGGGCCAGAGTGGCCGCCGCGCTGGAGGAGTTGTCCGTTTCGGTCAACGAAGTGTCCAACAGCACGCATTCCGGGGCCGATCATGCCTTGAGAGCCGCGCGACTGGCCGAGCAGGGGGAGCGGGATATCACCAGAACGGTCGATGCCACAAAAAAAGCGGTCAAGGAGTTCGAGGAAACAAAGGTTTCCATCGATCTGTTGAGCAAGTGTTTTGTCGATATTGTTTCCATCACCTCGGTGATCCGGGACATTGCCGATCAGACCAATCTTCTGGCGCTCAATGCCGCGATCGAGGCCGCCAGGGCGGGAGAGCAGGGGCGGGGATTCGCGGTCGTGGCCGACGAGGTGCGCAAGCTGGCGGAGCGCACCACGCGCAATACGGGGGAGATCGAAGGTTCGGTGTCGGTGCTCAAGGAACAGATTGGCCGGGTATCGGCCAGCATGGACGGCGCGATCCGCGAGGTGCAATTCATCGAAGGGTCGGTGCATACCGTCAGCGAAAGTCTGGCTTTGATCAGAACCGCGAGCCATGAGGTTTCCCAGGCCTCGAATTCGGTCGACAGCATGCTAAGACAGCAGTCCTCCTCTTCGACGGAAGTCGCGCAGAACATGGAGGCGCTGACCGGCTTCACGGAACAAAATACCGTCAGCCTGGGCGAAATCAACCGGCTGGTCAATCAACTGCATACCACATCACATGATCTGGAGTCGCTGGTCAGCCGATTCGAGCGCTATCTGTGA
- a CDS encoding EAL domain-containing protein, with product MTSVGKGQHAELPVDAPACGACRNGRPLDFAFSYAFQPIIDTGARKVFAHEALIRGAHGEGAGQILNKVTPDNRYQFDQACRVKAIEMAARLGIAGKVSINFLPNAIYRPDICIMTTLQAARQHGFPVDRIIFEAVEGERIDDGKWLATVFREYRRIGFMTAIDDFGAGYAGLNLLADFQPDIVKLDMGLIRDIHTRTTSQAIVRSVVGLCGELGILLVAEGVESLGEYHCLRDLGIELIQGYLLCKPLFEDSINNAETIVPC from the coding sequence ATGACTTCGGTCGGCAAAGGGCAACATGCTGAACTTCCGGTTGACGCGCCTGCCTGTGGAGCATGCCGGAACGGCCGTCCGCTTGACTTCGCATTCAGTTACGCGTTCCAGCCGATCATCGACACCGGCGCACGGAAAGTCTTTGCCCACGAGGCATTGATCCGGGGAGCGCACGGAGAAGGAGCCGGGCAGATACTGAACAAGGTGACGCCCGACAACCGGTATCAGTTCGATCAGGCATGCCGGGTAAAAGCGATCGAAATGGCCGCCAGGCTGGGCATTGCCGGCAAGGTTTCCATCAACTTCCTGCCCAATGCCATCTACCGACCCGATATATGCATCATGACGACGCTGCAGGCCGCGAGGCAGCATGGTTTCCCCGTCGACAGAATCATCTTCGAGGCGGTGGAAGGTGAGCGGATTGACGACGGCAAATGGCTCGCCACGGTGTTTCGCGAATACCGGCGCATTGGCTTCATGACGGCTATCGATGACTTCGGCGCCGGCTATGCTGGGCTGAACTTGCTGGCGGATTTCCAGCCCGACATCGTCAAACTGGACATGGGACTGATACGCGACATCCACACACGAACAACCAGCCAGGCGATCGTGCGGAGTGTCGTCGGCCTGTGCGGAGAACTGGGCATCCTGCTTGTCGCCGAGGGTGTCGAAAGCCTCGGTGAATACCATTGCCTGCGCGACCTGGGCATCGAGTTGATCCAGGGTTATCTGTTATGCAAACCTTTATTCGAAGACAGTATCAATAATGCCGAAACCATTGTTCCGTGTTGA
- a CDS encoding NADH:flavin oxidoreductase/NADH oxidase family protein yields the protein MMTPFVSLTLPNGSVLPNRLAKAAMEENMADKDHAPSDELIRLYRVWAEGGAGLMITGNVMVDRRAMTGPGGVVLESAQFGDRFEKWASTARSQGAQVWMQINHPGRQMPASLGQATIAPSAVAMSLGNFSRQFAVPRAMTESDIAEVLARFVRTAQLAEQFGFNGVQIHAAHGYLISQFLSPLTNRRTDRWGGSLENRARLLLDIVRDIRRTVGTGFAVSVKLNSADFQRGGFSTEDAGRVVAMLNELGVDLIELSGGSYEAPAMHGQARDGRTLAREAYFLEFAKDIAAIARMPVMVTGGIRRYPVAEQVLDSGIDLVGMATALAIDPGLPEKWRGNISASPRLRAILWKNKVLASIGYMAMVKYQLRHLSRGRPSRPNVLPAVALAQQQWDTAVRGCRYRRWIRTAGQE from the coding sequence ATGATGACCCCCTTCGTTTCCCTGACCCTGCCCAATGGTTCGGTACTGCCGAACCGTCTCGCCAAGGCCGCCATGGAGGAAAACATGGCCGACAAGGACCACGCCCCATCGGATGAACTGATCCGTCTGTACCGTGTGTGGGCGGAAGGCGGAGCGGGTCTGATGATCACCGGCAATGTCATGGTGGACCGCCGCGCCATGACAGGACCGGGCGGCGTGGTGCTCGAGTCGGCGCAATTCGGCGACCGTTTTGAGAAATGGGCATCCACCGCCCGTTCGCAAGGCGCGCAGGTCTGGATGCAGATCAACCACCCTGGACGCCAGATGCCGGCATCATTGGGTCAGGCGACCATCGCGCCGTCGGCGGTGGCCATGTCGCTGGGCAATTTTTCCAGGCAATTCGCCGTTCCGCGCGCGATGACGGAAAGCGATATCGCTGAGGTGCTGGCGCGCTTTGTCAGAACGGCGCAACTGGCCGAGCAATTCGGCTTCAACGGTGTCCAGATCCATGCCGCGCACGGCTACCTGATCAGCCAGTTCCTGTCTCCCCTCACAAACCGGCGCACGGACCGCTGGGGCGGCAGTCTCGAGAACCGGGCCCGTCTGCTCCTGGACATTGTCCGGGATATCCGCCGGACCGTGGGAACCGGATTCGCCGTTTCGGTAAAACTCAACTCGGCCGATTTCCAGCGGGGCGGCTTCAGCACGGAGGACGCCGGTCGGGTGGTCGCCATGCTGAACGAGCTTGGCGTAGACCTGATCGAACTGTCCGGAGGCAGCTACGAAGCTCCGGCCATGCACGGTCAGGCACGGGATGGCCGCACACTGGCCCGCGAAGCGTATTTTCTGGAGTTCGCGAAAGACATCGCCGCCATCGCCCGCATGCCCGTCATGGTCACGGGCGGTATTCGCCGCTATCCAGTGGCGGAGCAGGTTCTGGACAGCGGGATTGATCTCGTCGGCATGGCCACCGCGCTGGCCATCGACCCTGGCCTGCCGGAGAAATGGCGCGGGAACATATCGGCCTCCCCCCGGCTGCGCGCCATTTTATGGAAAAACAAAGTACTGGCCTCAATCGGCTATATGGCCATGGTGAAGTATCAGTTGCGCCACCTCAGCCGCGGCCGCCCTTCCCGGCCGAATGTGCTGCCGGCCGTGGCGCTGGCGCAGCAGCAATGGGACACCGCCGTCAGGGGCTGCCGGTATCGGCGCTGGATAAGGACAGCAGGCCAGGAATGA
- a CDS encoding MerR family transcriptional regulator translates to MKIGELAKRSGMATSAIRFYESKGLLKAGRRQPNGYRDYPPEAVTVLSIISDAQQVGFTLDEIRQILPEGSAPWQHDQLMTALRRKVAEIEAQEASLAQNKAHIQSLIRLIDASPQDMDCKVNAARVMAGMGIGDNP, encoded by the coding sequence ATGAAAATCGGCGAATTGGCGAAACGAAGCGGGATGGCGACATCCGCGATCCGCTTCTATGAATCGAAAGGCCTGCTGAAGGCGGGCCGTCGTCAGCCAAACGGCTATCGCGACTATCCGCCAGAGGCGGTGACGGTGTTGTCCATCATCAGCGATGCACAGCAGGTCGGTTTTACCCTGGACGAGATCCGGCAAATTCTGCCAGAGGGCAGCGCGCCCTGGCAGCACGACCAACTGATGACAGCGCTCAGGCGCAAGGTGGCGGAAATCGAAGCGCAGGAAGCGAGTCTGGCGCAAAACAAGGCGCACATCCAGTCCCTGATCCGGCTGATCGATGCCAGCCCGCAGGACATGGATTGCAAGGTCAACGCCGCCAGGGTGATGGCCGGCATGGGCATCGGCGATAACCCGTAA
- a CDS encoding GNAT family N-acetyltransferase yields MTDQVVVRPVAEEDYAEWRPLWDAYNAFYGRQGDSALDEAITANTWACFFSDAEPVNALVAESQGRVVGIVHYLFHRSTTRLGDVCYLQDLYTLESLRGKGVGRKLIEAVYVAAGDAGCSRTYWQTQASNAVARMLYDKLAENKGFIVYGHEL; encoded by the coding sequence ATGACTGATCAAGTTGTTGTAAGACCCGTGGCGGAGGAGGACTACGCGGAATGGCGTCCATTGTGGGATGCCTACAATGCCTTCTATGGGCGGCAGGGCGATTCCGCTTTGGATGAAGCGATTACCGCCAATACCTGGGCGTGTTTTTTTTCCGACGCGGAGCCTGTTAACGCATTGGTGGCCGAATCGCAGGGTCGTGTTGTCGGTATCGTTCATTACCTCTTCCACCGAAGTACAACCCGTCTTGGCGATGTCTGTTATCTCCAAGACCTTTATACGCTGGAATCCCTTCGCGGCAAGGGAGTCGGACGCAAGCTCATCGAGGCCGTCTATGTCGCGGCAGGCGATGCCGGTTGCAGCCGAACCTACTGGCAGACTCAGGCGTCGAATGCGGTGGCTAGAATGCTCTATGACAAGCTCGCTGAAAATAAGGGCTTCATTGTCTATGGCCACGAACTCTGA
- a CDS encoding alkene reductase, giving the protein MTRHPLFQPLRLGSLTLPNRIVMPPMTRSRASQPGDEANELMAAYYAQRASAGLIVSEGTYIAPLGKGYAWTPGIHTPGQVAGWRKVTEAVHAAGGRIFAQLWHVGRLSHVSLLGGRQPVSSSPIQAAGVNVFIAAEDGGTPGFVQASAPRALTVAEIGEIVEQYRVAARNAMAAGFDGVELHGANGYLVNQFIDSNANTRTDDYGGSLENRLRFLDEVTRALIGGTGDASRVGVRLAPLTTLNGCIDDHPQTTYLAAAKQLGSLGIGYIHIAEADWEDAPVMPLEFKWKLRETFPGMLIYAGRYTSERAREAIAAGWADLIAFGRPFIANPDLPERLRTDAPLAPHDRDTLFGGGARGLTDYPALADSEA; this is encoded by the coding sequence ATGACTCGGCATCCCCTGTTTCAACCGCTGCGGCTTGGCTCTCTGACACTGCCGAACCGCATCGTCATGCCTCCCATGACACGCTCGCGGGCCAGCCAGCCCGGCGACGAAGCCAACGAACTGATGGCGGCGTATTACGCCCAACGCGCAAGCGCCGGCCTCATCGTCAGTGAAGGCACCTACATCGCGCCACTGGGCAAGGGCTATGCCTGGACTCCCGGCATTCATACTCCCGGTCAAGTCGCCGGGTGGCGCAAAGTCACCGAAGCCGTGCATGCCGCCGGAGGCCGCATCTTCGCGCAACTCTGGCACGTCGGCCGGTTAAGCCACGTCAGTCTCCTAGGAGGCCGCCAGCCGGTATCGTCATCGCCAATCCAGGCGGCCGGAGTGAACGTGTTCATCGCCGCGGAGGACGGCGGCACGCCAGGTTTTGTTCAGGCCTCCGCGCCGCGCGCGCTGACCGTCGCCGAGATCGGGGAAATCGTGGAACAGTACCGCGTCGCCGCCCGCAACGCGATGGCCGCGGGCTTCGACGGCGTCGAACTGCACGGAGCGAACGGCTACCTTGTGAACCAGTTTATCGATTCGAACGCCAACACCCGCACGGACGACTACGGTGGTTCGCTGGAGAACCGCCTGCGCTTCCTCGACGAAGTCACCCGGGCGCTGATCGGCGGCACCGGCGACGCCTCTCGCGTCGGTGTCCGTCTTGCGCCGCTGACCACACTGAACGGCTGTATAGACGATCATCCGCAGACAACGTATCTCGCTGCGGCCAAGCAGCTGGGCAGCCTCGGCATCGGCTACATTCACATCGCGGAAGCGGACTGGGAAGATGCGCCGGTCATGCCTTTGGAATTCAAATGGAAGCTGCGCGAGACCTTCCCCGGCATGCTGATCTATGCGGGCAGGTACACCTCGGAACGGGCTCGCGAAGCGATCGCCGCGGGCTGGGCCGACCTGATCGCCTTCGGCCGTCCGTTCATCGCCAATCCCGATCTCCCCGAGCGCCTGCGCACCGATGCTCCGCTGGCCCCGCATGATCGCGACACGCTGTTCGGTGGCGGCGCACGCGGACTGACCGATTACCCCGCGTTGGCCGATTCGGAGGCCTGA
- the dkgB gene encoding 2,5-didehydrogluconate reductase DkgB, which produces MTLIPAFGLGTFRLQDQVVIDSVRTGLELGYRAIDTAQIYGNEAEVGEAIASSGVRREDLFLTTKIWVDNYARDKLVSSLKESLAKLRTDYVDLTLIHWPAPGNGVSVDAFMAALADAKSQGLTRQIGISNFNIELTKQAIAAVGKDAIATNQIELSPYLQNRKLVEFLQNEGIHVTSYMTLAYGKVLGDPTIGAIAQRHQATPAQVALAWALQLGYSVIPSSTKRENLASNLLAQTLRLSDEDMALIAALERNGREVDPAGLAPQWD; this is translated from the coding sequence ATGACTCTTATCCCTGCTTTCGGCCTGGGCACCTTCCGCCTGCAAGACCAGGTGGTCATCGACTCGGTCCGCACCGGCCTCGAACTCGGCTACCGCGCCATCGACACGGCCCAGATCTACGGCAATGAAGCGGAAGTGGGCGAAGCGATCGCATCGTCCGGCGTGCGCCGCGAAGATCTGTTCCTCACCACGAAAATCTGGGTCGACAACTACGCCCGGGACAAGCTCGTGTCCAGCCTGAAGGAAAGCCTCGCCAAACTGCGCACCGACTATGTCGACCTGACCCTGATTCATTGGCCGGCACCCGGCAACGGCGTGTCCGTCGACGCCTTCATGGCCGCGCTCGCCGATGCGAAGTCGCAGGGGCTGACACGCCAGATCGGCATCTCGAACTTCAATATCGAACTGACGAAACAGGCGATCGCCGCGGTCGGCAAGGACGCGATCGCGACGAATCAGATTGAGCTCAGTCCCTATCTGCAGAATCGCAAACTCGTTGAATTCCTGCAGAACGAAGGCATTCACGTCACGTCGTACATGACTCTTGCGTACGGCAAAGTACTCGGCGATCCGACGATCGGCGCGATCGCACAACGGCACCAGGCCACCCCGGCCCAAGTCGCGCTCGCATGGGCCTTGCAGCTTGGCTACTCGGTGATTCCATCCTCCACCAAACGCGAGAACCTTGCCAGTAACCTGCTCGCGCAGACCCTGCGCCTGAGCGACGAGGACATGGCACTGATCGCCGCGCTCGAGCGTAATGGCCGTGAAGTTGACCCAGCCGGCCTTGCGCCTCAATGGGACTGA
- a CDS encoding MFS transporter, producing MPLALLALTISAFAIGTTEFVIVGLIPTIAADLTVSLPSAGLLVSLYALGVAIGAPLLTALTGHVPRKRLLVALMALFTIGNLIAWRSPGYESLIVARILTGLAHGVFFSIGSVIATTLVPKDKAASAIATMFSGMTVAFVAGIPLGTFIGQHYGWRATFLIVALFGLAAFIGTAGFMPRHLPQGEPARLIRQVRVLTQPRLLLVYTITAVGYGGSLIAFTYLAPLLEQVAGFTPSQVSLVLAAYGVSVAFGNVWGGRLADRAGPVKALKRIFLLLALVLLALTFTIHVAWLAVLTLFAWGAVAFGNVPGLQVYVVRQARHFSPEAVDVASGFNIAAFNLGVAGGSSLGGAIVAHIGLDHTPWIAAIVTLGAFALTALSGSLDQRDGLPEGTADSVAPSRAEGASS from the coding sequence ATGCCACTCGCCCTGCTCGCGCTGACAATCAGCGCTTTCGCCATCGGCACCACCGAATTCGTGATAGTCGGATTGATTCCGACGATCGCGGCCGATCTCACGGTAAGCCTGCCTTCCGCCGGCCTGCTCGTCAGCCTTTACGCACTCGGAGTGGCGATCGGCGCTCCGCTCCTCACCGCCCTGACCGGCCACGTGCCGCGCAAACGCTTGCTTGTCGCACTGATGGCGCTGTTCACGATCGGCAACCTCATCGCCTGGCGTTCGCCCGGTTACGAGTCGCTGATCGTTGCACGTATTCTCACCGGCCTCGCGCATGGCGTGTTCTTTTCAATCGGCTCGGTCATCGCGACGACACTGGTGCCGAAAGACAAGGCGGCGAGCGCAATCGCGACCATGTTCAGCGGGATGACCGTCGCATTCGTCGCCGGAATTCCGCTCGGCACTTTCATCGGCCAGCACTATGGCTGGCGCGCCACGTTTCTGATCGTCGCGCTGTTCGGCCTCGCCGCCTTCATCGGCACGGCCGGATTCATGCCGCGCCATCTGCCCCAGGGCGAGCCGGCACGGCTGATCCGACAGGTTCGCGTGCTCACTCAACCGCGCCTGCTGCTCGTATACACCATAACCGCGGTCGGCTATGGCGGCTCGCTGATCGCCTTTACCTACCTCGCGCCGCTGCTCGAACAAGTCGCCGGCTTCACCCCATCTCAAGTCAGCCTGGTGCTGGCCGCTTACGGGGTATCGGTCGCATTCGGCAACGTGTGGGGCGGCAGGCTCGCGGATCGCGCCGGACCGGTCAAGGCGCTCAAGCGGATCTTCCTGCTGCTCGCCCTCGTGCTGCTCGCGCTGACGTTCACCATCCACGTCGCCTGGCTCGCCGTGCTGACACTGTTCGCCTGGGGCGCGGTCGCGTTCGGCAACGTGCCGGGCCTGCAGGTTTACGTCGTCAGACAGGCTCGGCATTTCTCGCCAGAGGCGGTGGATGTCGCATCGGGCTTCAATATCGCCGCTTTCAATCTCGGCGTCGCGGGGGGGTCGTCACTGGGAGGCGCGATCGTCGCGCACATCGGCCTTGACCACACGCCGTGGATCGCCGCGATCGTGACACTCGGCGCCTTCGCGTTGACCGCGCTAAGCGGATCGCTTGACCAGCGTGACGGTCTGCCCGAAGGCACCGCCGACTCTGTCGCTCCCTCGCGCGCTGAAGGCGCGTCTTCTTAA
- a CDS encoding LysR family transcriptional regulator, with the protein MKVTLDELQAFTSVVDTGSITAAAPQLGLTVSATSRSLARLEEKLKTTLLRRTTRRLELTEEGRAFLQNARAIIDSVESAEEQMLARREMPAGRLRIDAATPFMLHVIVPLVRGYRERFAQVELELNSNEGIIDLLERRTDVAIRIGRLKDSTLHSRLVGHSRVRILASPDYLDRHGLPDTVEALGKHALLGFNQPESLNVWPILGADGEPYRIAPAVWTSSGETLRQLALDGAGIVCLSDFMTAGDRESGRLVQILSQHTQDVRQPIHAVYYRNTALSSRIASFVDYLVEALADKAPAGRAVLWSTQ; encoded by the coding sequence ATGAAAGTCACGCTCGATGAACTTCAGGCTTTTACCTCGGTGGTGGACACCGGCTCGATCACCGCGGCGGCGCCGCAGCTCGGTCTGACCGTATCGGCGACAAGCCGCTCGCTCGCCCGGCTTGAGGAGAAGCTGAAGACGACGCTGCTGCGCCGGACCACGCGCCGTCTTGAGCTGACCGAGGAGGGCCGGGCGTTCCTGCAGAATGCGCGGGCGATCATCGACTCGGTCGAAAGCGCGGAGGAGCAGATGCTCGCGCGGCGCGAGATGCCGGCTGGCCGTCTGCGGATCGACGCCGCGACACCGTTCATGCTGCATGTGATCGTACCGCTGGTGCGCGGCTATCGCGAACGGTTTGCGCAGGTGGAGCTGGAGTTGAACAGCAACGAGGGCATCATCGATCTGCTCGAGCGGCGCACCGACGTCGCGATCCGGATCGGTCGCCTGAAGGATTCGACGCTGCACAGCCGGCTGGTCGGCCACAGCCGGGTGCGCATCCTCGCCAGTCCCGACTACCTTGACAGACACGGGCTGCCGGATACGGTCGAGGCGCTTGGCAAGCATGCGCTGCTGGGTTTCAATCAACCCGAATCGCTGAACGTGTGGCCGATTCTCGGCGCGGACGGCGAGCCGTACCGGATCGCGCCCGCGGTATGGACGTCGAGCGGTGAGACGCTCAGACAGCTCGCGCTCGACGGGGCCGGCATCGTCTGCCTGTCGGATTTCATGACCGCAGGAGACCGCGAATCCGGGCGTCTTGTTCAGATCCTCTCGCAACATACCCAGGATGTGCGGCAGCCGATTCATGCCGTTTACTACCGGAATACCGCGCTTTCCTCGCGTATCGCATCGTTTGTCGATTATCTGGTGGAAGCGCTCGCCGACAAGGCTCCTGCGGGTCGGGCCGTGTTGTGGTCGACCCAATGA